One stretch of Dehalococcoidia bacterium DNA includes these proteins:
- a CDS encoding CoA transferase, which yields MSNGAALPAALGPLAGLRVLDLTHWLAGPRCTMLLADFGADVIKIERPPAGDPARRLGPFPHDIPDPEASGAFLHLNTNKRSVTLNLKTVKGLELARALVRRVDAVAENFKPGVLARLGLGYETLQALRPGIVLTSISNFGQDGPYRDLPASEITLSAMGGPMNVTGHREREPLKLAGNIVQYHAGSVAAYATLLALYAAEEAQEAGETPAGDRIDVSIYETQAGFRDRRAVNLTGHAYTGDIAKRALPGSRPGVGVRPTADGYVNLHASNAARFATLLRLIGREDLVERAAGLSPLALVAEPELVQEVETSYLAWLAERTKLDAAMTAQRHKLLAAPVNTVADIVHDPAFSARGVWETIDHPHTGPLLYPGRPFIMGASPRPQARRAPLLGEHNAEILCGELGVDPADLPRLREQGVV from the coding sequence ATGAGCAACGGCGCTGCGCTGCCTGCCGCGCTCGGCCCGTTGGCCGGCCTGCGTGTGCTCGACCTGACACACTGGCTGGCCGGGCCGCGCTGCACCATGTTGCTCGCCGACTTCGGCGCCGACGTGATCAAGATCGAGCGCCCGCCCGCCGGCGACCCGGCCCGCCGGCTCGGCCCCTTTCCCCACGACATTCCCGACCCCGAGGCGAGCGGCGCGTTTCTGCACCTCAACACGAACAAGCGCAGCGTCACGCTCAACCTGAAGACGGTGAAGGGGCTGGAGCTGGCGCGGGCGCTGGTGCGCCGCGTCGATGCCGTGGCGGAGAACTTCAAGCCCGGCGTGCTGGCGCGGCTCGGCCTCGGCTACGAGACGCTGCAGGCGCTGCGCCCCGGCATCGTGCTCACTTCGATCTCCAACTTCGGCCAGGACGGCCCCTACCGCGACCTGCCCGCCAGCGAAATCACGCTCTCGGCCATGGGCGGGCCGATGAACGTCACTGGCCACCGCGAGCGCGAGCCGCTGAAGCTCGCCGGCAACATCGTGCAGTATCATGCCGGCTCCGTCGCCGCCTACGCCACACTGCTGGCGCTGTACGCCGCCGAGGAGGCGCAAGAGGCCGGCGAAACCCCCGCGGGCGACCGCATCGACGTCTCGATCTACGAAACGCAGGCCGGCTTCCGCGACCGCCGCGCGGTCAATCTCACCGGCCATGCCTACACCGGCGACATCGCCAAGCGCGCCCTGCCCGGCTCGCGGCCCGGCGTGGGCGTGCGCCCCACCGCCGACGGCTACGTCAACCTGCACGCCTCCAACGCCGCCCGCTTCGCCACGCTGCTGCGGCTGATCGGCCGCGAGGACCTGGTGGAGCGGGCCGCGGGCCTCTCGCCGCTGGCGCTCGTTGCCGAGCCGGAGCTGGTGCAGGAGGTGGAGACGAGCTACCTGGCCTGGCTTGCCGAACGCACCAAGCTCGACGCGGCGATGACGGCGCAGCGGCACAAGCTGCTGGCCGCGCCGGTCAACACCGTGGCCGACATCGTGCACGACCCGGCCTTCAGCGCCCGCGGCGTCTGGGAGACGATCGACCATCCGCACACCGGTCCGCTGCTCTATCCGGGCCGGCCGTTCATTATGGGCGCCAGCCCGCGGCCGCAGGCCCGCCGCGCCCCACTGCTCGGCGAGCACAACGCCGAGATCCTCTGCGGCGAGCTGGGCGTGGACCCCGCCGACCTGCCGCGCCTGCGCGAGCAGGGCGTCGTCTAG